One Salmo salar chromosome ssa01, Ssal_v3.1, whole genome shotgun sequence DNA window includes the following coding sequences:
- the LOC106561920 gene encoding mucin-5AC isoform X2 — MLRRSRISVRPNVRPAGRGPAPASSQDTPPSQEAPAAGSQASEDLPQAGGQCMKDTTTAVLEASTESTTPREDGKDPNGEASSSTPSAGLQRRKRFAVMPNLAKPRVATTPALTRSSPRTPKSPVRAGTETPAPTPEAPEAPRQTDSGPPQGMRSPRRRPSGGSKQSKGQPKPRPLSPASPGPTTTSLGNVAVEDSSSSQQTPQAAGKGSIQLDLLKKTPTIKGPSTPLEIVPSSSLPDKEGISVSERAKTLVARSVSGGLTGLAPGKSRLSRFLNDPTDLQRLAKARKLRELLRQEMNKEKKRSKAKVCVSEYTLDPSKMTMRDLIYYLPDTNPMTSYLVEEQRENETVLPLTPPREESPERPPTPEAPAETASQGDEDEDDDGVMVPRVKVAEDGSLIIDEESLTVEVLRQKGPNPADDRDPIFERGSTTTYSSFRKGTHVKPWSNKETDMFFLAISMVGTDFSMIGQLFPHRGRTEIKNKFKKEERANSWRIDKAFKEKRRLDLEFFTSLLEKILAAEAKRNKNNKSPTEKIRIKKKIKPKEKKAAKQLSDVEEEGLDAEMDTEEMEGEKENENVSNEGTTLSSAPTTKRKRKSRDGGGESSPEEAKDGKKKKIDLITSDQEEAGVPEDSEAGPPESSKQAEGPVEAAKGPVVIKPAQLSRGRSQRPLPNLGRKWGQRGPEPNTKPNVKDGATPTEEENTEEGLSEEQVDKDASPSVSQKEKKKAGKLSSSEGEEEEANDKPIKPTRYGRIPKKTQLLNYPAKEDGDSPSDSAPTPASDGSPSTSSSTKPKSKPASRRSKIKPGPALPGRKGQSAARKSKLVTLRASQSEDEDEEEGAWREEAQAEEDTHNPTSPEDENQAPAFIPMSLRSPQPVATEVEETMEELDISVNVPDVLGISHDAFCPDSSCERAQGGEMGTVPCEHQLDLLVDVIDFLSPDNMEVSEESYNEAARTLLAIGNLTHLSQAAEAFTAGADDIITEECSNEDQLYQMTPQPTDQSQTSTIPSESLTPYLRVTEASRIAEDSVPVATSTTAYVPVTTTTASIPVCKITTSVIITTATASVPVTTTTASAPVTLTTTASILVTTSTASVPVPQSSDTPTLETPPIEEGPLRQREGTDIGHASQVESGSEVSEGSEQQTTSQTRRSHFPKVKPNLGRAARTTQLKPQQTTTTLSESPLEPMLNITTTSEPQPTMIIIEPPLPTESINTESETQPNQRTTAHSKSQPTTTHSKHQPTTNIITHSEPPPIQRTRVAYSKPQPALNTTTQSEPPQPTLNSTTNTLSKQQSTQSTTILSQPQPTPSLEQPGPVTLRPIVPESPLRSSEEVKGHDGRKGNTSSSLSAGVSQSGTSDSEQPKQTGPLTRRARLPKPKPNLGRATTHSAVQVPESRPNPEVQTPDVAFRPTSEVQSVDTGPCPEVQTPEEADEVPMEIQQIHQVVPLSDIIDTTQEEIQQIHQVIPHPPIEEGPLRQREGTDIGHASQVESGSEVSEGSEQQTTSQTRRSHFPKVKPNLGRAARTTQLKPQQTTTTLSEPPLEPMLNITTTSEPQPTMIIIEPPLPTESINTESETQPNQRTTAHSKSQPTTTHSKHQPTTNIIPHSEPPPIQRTRVAYSKPQPALNTTTQSEPPQPTLNFTTNTLSKQQSTQSTTILSQPQPTPSLEQPGPVTLRPIVPESPLRSSEEVKGHDGHKENTSSSLSAGVSQSGTSDSDQPKQTGPLTRRACLTKPNLGRTAKAATRSAVQVPESRPNPEVQTPDVAFRPTSEVQSVDTGPCPEVQTPEEADEVPMEIQQIHQVVPLSDIIDTTQEEIQQIHQVIPHPPIEEGPLRQREGTDIGHASQVESGSEVSEGSEQQTTSQTRRSHFPKVKPNLGRAARTTQPQQTTTTLSEPPQTTTTLSEPPQTTTTLSEPPPIQKTRVAYSKPQPTLNTTTQSEPPQPTLNSTTNTLSKQQSTQSTTILSQPQPTPSLEQPGPVTLRPIVPESPLRSSEELKGHDGRKGNTSSSLSAGVSQSGTSDSDQPKQTGPLTRRAHLPKPKPNLGRTAKAATRSAVQVPESRPSPEVQTPEEADEVPMEIQQIHQVFPLSDIIDTTQEEIQQIHQVIPHPPIEEGPLRQREGTDIGHASQVESGSEVSEGSEQQTTSQTRRSHFPKVKPNLGRAARTTQPQQTTTTLSELPQTTTTLSEPPQTTTTLSEPPPIQRTRVAHSKPQHTLNTTTQSEPPQPTLNSTTNTLSKQQSTQSTTILSQPQPTPSLEQPRPVTLRPIVPESPLRSSEEVKGHDGPKENTSSSFSAGGSQSGTSDSDQPKQTGPPTRRARLPKPKPNLGRTARAATRSAVQVPESRPSPEVQTPDVADEVPMEIQQVRQVSPFCDIIDTTKEEMQQIHQVIPLTDVIDTTQGDMSVFTEGSFFSQQSDAVFIQHSETSVSTALLDQAPSDPDEPIFILSLTEIPVLPTGEENGCTSQTLSEPFFFLPVADAGAQLQHSSGIVAPGGGLEKGNAGILCEVSEPMSVDEALPQPSYTSIKESGSTAGPVGVCASAKPSEDSMADAETSEDTYPPSKKRKVPERARRDKLQVRPNTAVRKQTSCSAPAKEAVSPVTPDQTTSLTTTTLDTDHPTASSPPAQPGPSVTGTASREVVADEPQQGTVGCLDRTETVHTPTGGEDNSSGAESQAACQIAPLAMGGPLSRPGRRPRGFLSFMSNKNTSPVAVPPRGTRAAAQRPQVNTTRPGGKRAAPAPSTTTRTMPSPSTTNNTTTPTRATRTTTKPDFSARVTREKPSDVLALHSDPEPSTSLCTTATKSSQVPATQPSASPCVDSSSADEEPINVSQYFFSDIFTEVEENEG, encoded by the exons ATGCTTCGCAGATCCAGGATCAGTGTTCGTCCGAACGTCAGGCCAGCAGGCAGAGGGCCAGCCCCAGCCTCCTCCCAGGACACTCCACCTTCCCAGGAGGCTCCAGCTGCAGGCTCCCAGGCCTCCGAGGACCTTCCCCAGGCAGGGGGCCAGTGCATGAAGGACACCACAACTGCAGTGCTAGAAGCCTCCACAGAGTCCACCACACCCAGAGA GGATGGAAAAGACCCAAATGGTGAGGCTTCCAGCAGCACCCCCTCTGCTGGTCTTCAAAGGAGGAAGCGGTTCGCTGTCATGCCAAACCTTGCCAAACCCCGGGTGGCCACCACCCCAGCCCTCACCCGCTCCTCCCCCAGGACCCCCAAGTCCCCTGTGAGAGCGGGCACTGAGACTCCAGCTCCAACCCCTGAGGCTCCAGAggcccccagacagacagattctGGACCCCCACAGGGCATGAGATCCCCAAGGCGGAGGCCCTCTGGTGGTAGTAAGCAGTCCAAAGGACAACCCAAACCCAGGCCACTGTCCCCAGCTTCCCCAGGCCCTACAACAACCTCTCTGGGGAATGTGGCAGTGGAGGACTCATCCTCGTCACAACAGACCCCGCAGGCAGCAGGCAAAGGCAGTATCCAATTAGATCTCCTGAAAAAAACACCAACCATTAAAGGTCCATCCACTCCGTTAGAGATAGTCCCATCATCCTCCCTTCCAGACAAAGAGGGTATCTCAGTATCAGAGAGAGCTAAGACTCTGGTCGCCAGGTCTGTGTCTGGTGGGCTCACCGGGCTGGCACCAGGGAAGTCCAGGCTTAGCAGGTTCCTGAATGACCCAACAGACCTACAGAGGCTGGCTAAGGCCCGGAAACTCAGAGAGCTGCTGAGACAGGAGATGAACAAGGAGAAG AAACGGAGCAAAGCCAAGGTGTGTGTGAGCGAATACACACTAGATCCCTCTAAAATGACCATGAGAGATCTCATCTACTACCTGCCTGATACCAACCCCATGAC GTCTTATCtggtagaggaacagagggagaacgAGACTGTCCTCCCACTCACCCCACCAAGAGAAGA GTCACCTGAAAGACCCCCAACGCCGGAGGCCCCAGCTGAGACAGCCAGCCAGGGAGATGAAGATGAGGATGACGATGGGGTGATGGTCCCGCGGGTGAAGGTGGCAGAAGACGGCTCTCTGATCATCGATGAGGAGAG tttGACAGTGGAGGTCTTGAGGCAGAAAGGGCCCAACCCAGCTGATGATAGAGACCCCATCTTTGAGCGTGGCTCCACAACCACCTACTCGAGCTTCAGGAAGGGGACACACGTCAAGCCCTGGTCCAACAAAG AGACGGACATGTTCTTCCTGGCCATCAGTATGGTGGGAACAGACTTCTCCATGATTGGACAGCTGTTCCCTCACCGCGGTCGCACCGAGATCAAG AACAAGTtcaagaaagaggagagagcaaacagctggaggataGACAAGGCCTTCA aggAGAAACGCAGGCTGGATCTTGAGTTCTTCACTAGTCTCCTGGAGAAGATCTTGGCTGCAGAGGCAAAGAGGAACAAAAATAACAAGTCCCCCACAGAAAAGATACGAATCAAGAAAAAAATCAAACCGAAAG AAAAGAAAGCAGCGAAGCAGCTGAGCgacgtggaggaggaggggttagacgcggagatggacacagaggagatggagggagagaaggagaacgaGAACGTCTCTAATGAAGGGACCACACTTTCCTCCGCTCCCACCACTAAGAGAAAACGCAAAagtagggatggaggaggagagtccTCTCCTGAAGAAGCAAAGGATGGAAAGAAAAAGAAGATCGACCTAATAACAAGTGATCAAG AAGAGGCTGGTGTACCTGAAGATTCTGAGGCAGGGCCTCCAGAGAG ttCAAAGCAGGCAGAAGGGCCTGTGGAAGCAGCCAAGGGACCTGTGGTGATCAAACCAGCCCAGTTGTCCCGTGGCCGATCCCAGAGACCTCTTCCTAACCTGGGTAGGAAGTGGGGCCAGAGGGGCCCTGAGCCCAATACCAAGCCTAACGTTAAAGATGGGGCAACACCTACAGAGGAGGAGAACACTGAAGAAGGGCTGTCTGAAGAACAG GTAGATAAAGATGCTTCTCCTTCAGTCAGTCAAAAGGAGAAGAAGAAAGCTGGTAAACTCTCTTCatctgagggagaggaggaagaagccAACGATAAACCCATcaaacccaccag GTATGGCAGAATACCCAAAAAGACACAGCTCTTGAATTACCCTGCAAAGGAGGATGGGGACTCGCCCTCAGACTCTGCCCCCACTCCTGCCTCAGACGGATCCCCATCCACTTCTTCCTCCACCAAGCCCAAATCCAAACCAGCATCCAGGAGGTCCAAAATCAAACCTGGCCCAGCACTGCCAGGTAGGAAGGGCCAATCAGCGGCTAGGAAATCCAAGCTGGTCACCCTCAGGGCGTCCCAGTCTGAAGATGAAGATGAGGAAGAAGGAGCATGGAGAGAGGAGGCGCAGGCTGAGGAGGACACCCACAATCCCACAAGCCCAGAGGATGAGAACCAGGCACCTGCGTTCATTCCCATGAGCCTTCGCTCGCCACAACCTGTCGCCACAGAGGTTGAGGAGACCATGGAGGAG CTCGATATCTCCGTCAACGTGCCTGATGTCCTGGGTATTTCCCATGATGCATTCTGCCCTGACTCGTCATGCGAGCGGGCACAGGGTGGTGAAATGGGCACAGTGCCCTGTGAACATCAGTTGGACCTGTTAGTA GACGTGATAGACTTCCTGTCTCCAGATAACATGGAAG TATCTGAGGAGAGCTACAACGAGGCAGCTAGAACCCTTCTGGCCATCGGCAACCTCACCCACCTGTCTCAGGCAGCTGAGGCCTTCACTGCAGGAGCAGATGATATCATCACGGAAGAATGTTCCAATGAGGACCAACTGTACCAGATGACACCTCAGCCCACTGACCAATCACAAACTAGCACCATTCCTTCTGAGTCTCTGACACCTTACCTTAGGGTCACTGAGGCATCACGAATCGCTGAGGATTCTGTACCTGTTGCCACGTCAACAACAGCCTATGTCCCTGTCACCACGACAACAGCCTCTATCCCAGTCTGCAAAATAACAACCTCTGTCATAATTACCACGGCAACAGCCTCAGTCCCAGTCACCACGACAACAGCCTCTGCTCCAGTCACCTTGACAACAACAGCCTCTATCCTAGTCACCACATCAACGGCCTCTGTCCCAGTGCCTCAGAGCAGTGATACGCCCACTCTAGAAACTCCACCCATAGAGGAGGGGCCgctcagacagagggaggggactGATATTGGACACGCCTCTCAGGTGGAATCAGGTTCTGAAGTGTCAGAAGGCTCAGAGCAGCAGACAACCTCACAGACCAGGAGGAGCCACTTCCCTAAGGTCAAACCCAACCTGGGACGGGCTGCTAGGACCACACAACTCAAACCCCAACAGACTACCACCACACTGTCAGAATCACCACTAGAGCCTATGCTGAATATCACCACAACCTCAGAACCACAGCCTACCATGATTATCATAGAACCACCACTGCCTACTGAGAGTATTAATACAGAGTCAGAAACACAGCCCAACCAGAGAACTACCGCACACTCAAAATCAcaacccaccaccacacactccaAGCACCAGCCCACCACAAATATCATCACACACTCAGAACCACCGCCCATTCAGAGAACCAGAGTAGCGTATTCAAAACCACAGCCTGCATTGAATACCACTACACAGTCAGAACCACCCCAGCCCACACTAAATTCCACCACAAACACACTCTCAAAACAACAATCCACACAGAGTACCACCATACTCTCACAACCACAGCCCACCCCAAGCCTTGAGCAGCCAGGTCCAGTTACACTCAGACCCATAgtcccagagtcacctctgagGTCATCAGAAGAGGTGAAAGGTCACGATGGCCGTAAGGGAAATACTTCCTCTTCCCTCAGTGCTGGAGTGTCCCAGTCAGGGACATCTGACTCGGAACAGCCCAAACAGACAGGCCCTCTAACCCGCAGGGCCCGTTTACCTAAACCCAAACCCAACTTGGGTCGCGCCACTACACACTCTGCAGTCCAGGTACCAGAAAGCAGGCCAAACCCTGAAGTCCAGACACCAGATGTGGCTTTCAGACCCACATCTGAGGTCCAGAGTGTAGATACTGGACCCTGCCCTGAAGTCCAAACACCAGAGGAAGCTGATGAAGTTCCCATGGAAATACAACAGATCCACCAAGTCGTCCCCCTTTCTGACATCATCGATACTACTCAG GAGGAAATACAACAGATTCACCAAGTCATCCCTCATCCACCCATAGAGGAGGGGCCtctcagacagagggaggggactGATATTGGACACGCCTCTCAGGTGGAATCAGGTTCTGAAGTGTCAGAAGGCTCAGAGCAGCAGACAACCTCACAGACCAGGAGGAGCCACTTCCCTAAGGTCAAACCCAACCTGGGACGGGCTGCTAGGACCACACAACTCAAACCCCAACAGACTACCACCACACTGTCAGAACCACCACTAGAGCCTATGCTGAATATCACCACAACCTCAGAACCACAGCCTACCATGATTATCATAGAACCACCACTGCCTACTGAGAGTATTAATACAGAGTCAGAAACACAGCCCAACCAGAGAACTACCGCACACTCAAAATCAcaacccaccaccacacactccaAGCACCAGCCCACCACAAATATcatcccacactcagaaccaccGCCCATTCAGAGAACCAGAGTAGCGTATTCAAAACCACAGCCTGCATTGAATACCACTACACAGTCAGAACCACCCCAGCCCACACTAAATTTCACCACAAACACACTCTCAAAACAACAATCCACACAGAGTACCACCATACTCTCACAACCACAGCCCACCCCAAGCCTTGAGCAGCCAGGTCCAGTTACACTCAGACCCATAgtcccagagtcacctctgagGTCATCAGAAGAGGTGAAAGGTCATGATGGCCATAAGGAAAATACTTCCTCTTCCCTCAGTGCTGGAGTGTCCCAGTCAGGGACATCTGACTCAGACCAGCCCAAACAGACAGGCCCTCTAACCCGCAGGGCCTGTTTAACTAAACCCAACTTGGGTCGCACCGCCAAAGCCGCTACACGCTCTGCAGTCCAGGTACCAGAAAGCAGGCCAAACCCTGAAGTCCAGACACCAGATGTGGCTTTCAGACCCACATCTGAGGTCCAGAGTGTAGATACTGGACCCTGCCCTGAAGTCCAAACACCAGAGGAAGCTGATGAAGTTCCCATGGAAATACAACAGATCCACCAAGTCGTCCCCCTTTCTGACATCATCGATACTACTCAG GAGGAAATACAACAGATTCACCAAGTCATCCCTCATCCACCCATAGAGGAGGGGCCtctcagacagagggaggggactGATATTGGACACGCCTCTCAGGTGGAATCAGGTTCTGAAGTGTCAGAAGGCTCAGAGCAGCAGACAACCTCACAGACCAGGAGGAGCCACTTCCCTAAGGTCAAACCCAACCTGGGACGGGCTGCTAGGACCACACAACCCCAACAAACTACCACCACACTGTCAGAACCACCACAGACTACCACCACACTGTCAGAACCACCACAGACTACCACCACACTGTCAGAACCACCACCCATTCAGAAAACCAGAGTAGCGTATTCAAAACCACAGCCTACATTGAATACCACTACACAGTCAGAACCACCCCAGCCCACACTAAATTCCACCACAAACACACTCTCAAAACAACAATCCACACAAAGTACCACCATACTCTCACAACCACAGCCCACCCCAAGCCTTGAGCAGCCAGGTCCAGTTACACTCAGACCCATAgtcccagagtcacctctgagGTCATCAGAAGAGTTGAAAGGTCACGATGGTCGTAAGGGAAATACTTCCTCTTCCCTCAGTGCTGGAGTGTCCCAGTCAGGGACATCAGACTCAGACCAGCCCAAACAGACAGGCCCTCTAACCCGCAGGGCCCATTTACCTAAACCCAAACCCAACTTGGGTCGCACCGCCAAAGCCGCTACACGCTCTGCAGTCCAGGTACCAGAAAGCAGGCCAAGCCCTGAAGTCCAGACACCAGAGGAAGCTGATGAGGTTCCGATGGAAATACAACAGATCCACCAAGTCTTCCCCCTTTCTGACATCATCGATACTACTCAG GAGGAAATACAACAGATTCACCAAGTCATCCCTCATCCACCCATAGAGGAGGGGCCtctcagacagagggaggggactGATATTGGACACGCCTCTCAGGTGGAATCAGGTTCTGAAGTGTCAGAAGGCTCAGAGCAGCAGACAACCTCACAGACCAGGAGGAGCCACTTCCCTAAGGTCAAACCCAACCTGGGACGGGCTGCTAGGACCACACAACCCCAACAGACTACCACCACACTGTCAGAACTACCACAGACTACCACCACACTGTCAGAACCACCACAGACTACCACCACACTCTCAGAACCACCGCCCATTCAGAGAACCAGAGTAGCTCATTCAAAACCACAGCATACATTGAATACCACCACACAGTCAGAACCACCCCAGCCCACACTAAATTCCACCACAAACACACTCTCAAAACAACAATCCACACAAAGTACCACCATACTCTCACAACCACAGCCCACCCCAAGCCTTGAGCAGCCACGTCCAGTTACACTCAGACCCATAgtcccagagtcacctctgagGTCATCAGAAGAGGTGAAAGGTCATGATGGCCCAAAGGAAAATACTTCCTCTTCCTTCAGTGCTGGAGGATCCCAGTCAGGGACATCAGACTCAGACCAGCCCAAACAGACAGGTCCCCCAACCCGCAGGGCCCGTTTACCTAAACCCAAACCCAACTTGGGTCGCACTGCCAGAGCCGCTACACGCTCTGCAGTCCAGGTACCAGAAAGCAGGCCAAGCCCTGAAGTCCAGACACCAGATGTGGCTGATGAGGTTCCCATGGAAATACAACAGGTCCGCCAAGTCTCCCCCTTTTGTGACATCATCGATACTACCAAG GAGGAAATGCAACAGATTCACCAAGTCATCCCTCTTACTGACGTCATTGATACCACCCAG GGCGATATGTCTGTCTTTACGGAGGGAAGCTTTTTCTCACAACAAAGTGATGCTGTCTTCATACAGCACTCAGAAACTTCTGTATCGACTGCTCTGTTGGACCAGGCCCCGTCAGACCCGGATGAGCCTATATTCATCCTCTCCCTGACTGAAATCCCAGTACTCCCCACAGGGGAGGAGAATGGCTGCACATCCCAGACCCTCTCCGAGCCTTTCTTTTTTCTACCAGTCGCAGACGCAGGCGCTCAACTGCAGCATAG caGTGGTATTGTTGCCCCTGGAGGTGGTTTGGAGAAAGGGAATGCTGGTATCCTCTGTGAAGTCTCTGAGCCTATGTCAGTGGATGAGGCCCTTCCTCAACCCTCATACACCAGTATCAAGGAGTCTGGCTCCACAGCGGGCCCAGTAGGAGTGTGTGCCTCGGCCAAACCCTCAGAAGACTCCATGGCTGATGCAGAGACTAGTGAGGACACATATCCTCCTTCTAAGAAGAGGAAAGtgccagagagagccaggagaG ACAAACTGCAGGTGAGACCTAACACTGCAGTAAGGAAACAGACCAGTTGTTCAGCCCCTGCCAAGGAGGCTGTGTCACCTGTTACCCCAGACCAGACCACCTCTTTGACCACTACCACCCTAGACACTGACCACCCCACTGCCTCCAGTCCCCCGGCCCAGCCAGGCCCCTCTGTCACGGGAACCGCATCACGAGAGGTGGTGGCTGATGAGCCACAGCAGGGGACTGTGGGCTGTTTAGATCGTACAGAGACAGTGCACACGCCGACTGGAGGGGAGGACAATAGTTCAGGGGCGGAGTCTCAGGCTGCCTGTCAAATTGCACCGCTGGCTATGGGTGGCCCCTTGAGCAG GCCTGGTAGGAGACCCAGAGGATTCCTGTCTTTCATGTCCAATAAGAACACCTCCCCTGTAGCTGTCCCTCCCCGAGGTACCAGAGCAGCCGCTCAGAGGCCCCAGGTCAACACCACCCGCCCAGGGGGGAAACGGGCTGCTCCTGCACCTTCCACCACCACCAGAACCATGCCTTCACCTTCCACAACCAataacaccaccacccccactagAGCCACCAGAACCACCACTAAGCCAGATTTTTCCGCCAGGGTGACTCGGGAAAAACCCTCTGATGTCCTGGCCTTACACTCAGACCCAGAGCCCAGTACCTCCCTGTGTACTACAGCTACTAAG TCTTCTCAGGTGCCAGCCACCCAGCCCAGTGCGTCTCCCTGTGTGGACAGCAGTTCAGCAGACGAGGAACCCATCAACGTGTCCCAGTACTTCTTCAGTGACATCTTCACCGAGGTCGAGGAGAATGAGggatga